In Tachysurus fulvidraco isolate hzauxx_2018 chromosome 11, HZAU_PFXX_2.0, whole genome shotgun sequence, one DNA window encodes the following:
- the LOC113638802 gene encoding mRNA decay activator protein ZFP36-like, with translation MTDTYELIRNLLQISLNDDFPKEHTKPAVSRQPSSCFSTKSLSSEKLSEDTFSWPYDTWSDNMPKKPQNPFRSDRSMSLTDNYLPNFFNNKMKSLDLPPPPGFPPLAPQPSNRYKTELCRSFQENGSCKYGNKCQFAHGESELRGLYRHPKYKTEACRTFYNFGYCPYGSRCHFIHEEKLSSPQTLNQKSQAPASQQARVLRQSVSFAGFLGSRSVSPPISHESMGFSRAPSVSPPPTDVLSPAFNDTSRDMFPFPQIRVDSDVHNQPLLIEPQKSSHCVWGQETNFEPLASKCVVKEKRSSAFGFSHGSIQRFASDDSLSDHESYSSTGSTSGSESPTFESAASKRLTVFTRMSVSE, from the exons ATGACGGACACGTACGAACTCATTCGC AACCTACTTCAGATCAGCCTGAATGATGATTTTCcaaaagaacacacaaaacCAGCGGTGTCCCGTCAGCCGTCCTCCTGCTTCTCTACAAAGAGCCTCAGCTCGGAGAAGCTCAGCGAGGACACCTTCAGCTGGCCCTATGACACATGGAGTGATAACATGCCAAAGAAACCTCAGAATCCATTCAGATCCGACCGATCTATGAGTCTGACTGACAACTATCTCCCCAACTTCTTCAACAACAAGATGAAGTCTCTCGATCTTCCTCCACCACCAGGATTCCCACCTTTAGCTCCTCAGCCCTCAAATCGCTATAAGACTGAGCTATGTAGAAGTTTCCAAGAAAATGGTAGCTGCAAATATGGTAACAAGTGTCAGTTTGCACACGGTGAGAGTGAGCTTCGTGGCCTTTACCGCCATCCGAAGTACAAAACGGAGGCATGTCGCACATTCTACAACTTTGGATACTGTCCTTACGGAAGCCGCTGCCACTTTATCCACGAGGAGAAACTGTCTTCTCCTCAAACACTCAACCAGAAGAGCCAAGCACCTGCCAGCCAGCAAGCACGAGTTCTGCGCCAGAGCGTGAGCTTCGCTGGTTTCCTTGGCTCTCGCAGTGTGTCCCCACCGATCTCCCACGAATCCATGGGCTTCAGCCGCGCACCTTCGGTTTCTCCTCCTCCGACCGACGTCTTGTCTCCTGCGTTTAACGACACAAGCCGTGACATGTTTCCATTCCCACAGATCAGAGTTGACAGCGATGTCCATAACCAGCCTCTGCTTATAGAGCCTCAGAAATCCTCGCACTGTGTGTGGGGCCAAGAAACAAACTTTGAGCCGCTGGCAAGCAAATGTGTGGTGAAGGAGAAGCGAAGCAGCGCGTTTGGTTTCAGCCACGGCAGCATACAGCGCTTCGCCTCTGACGACTCTCTCTCAGACCACGAGAGCTACAGCAGCACAGGGAGCACCAGCGGCTCAGAGTCTCCCACCTTCGAAAGTGCAGCCAGCAAACGCCTCACTGTTTTTACTCGAATGTCTGTTTctgagtaa